Proteins from one Gimesia maris genomic window:
- a CDS encoding carbon-nitrogen hydrolase family protein, translated as MKIAGVQMDISLMDKEGNLSRIIEKIKETAAAGASLTVFPECALTGYCFASLEEALPYAESIPGPSTDRLQEICRELNHSVVVGMLEQAEQGVYNAAVLITPEGVLGSYRKIHLPYLGVDRFATPGDRDFAVYSHPEANIGLNICYDSAFPESSRIMTIEGADLIVLPTNWPTGANHVAEHAINTRSMENGIYYCAINRIGAERGFEFIGKSRITGTAGETIATSTGTDPEILYAIIDPALARNKRVDRVPDKHVIHRLADRRPELYGKITEPHGLQPPNRD; from the coding sequence ATGAAAATCGCCGGCGTGCAAATGGATATTTCTCTCATGGACAAAGAGGGAAATCTGAGCCGTATAATCGAGAAAATCAAAGAGACTGCTGCCGCAGGAGCCAGTCTCACCGTGTTTCCCGAATGTGCGCTGACTGGTTATTGTTTTGCCAGCCTCGAAGAAGCCCTGCCTTATGCAGAATCGATTCCCGGTCCCTCCACCGACAGACTGCAGGAAATCTGTCGGGAACTGAACCACTCCGTCGTCGTCGGGATGCTGGAACAGGCAGAGCAGGGTGTGTATAACGCGGCTGTTCTGATTACACCGGAAGGTGTCCTGGGCAGCTATCGAAAAATTCATTTGCCCTACCTGGGAGTCGATCGCTTTGCGACCCCTGGCGACCGTGATTTTGCAGTTTACTCACATCCCGAAGCAAACATTGGTCTCAATATCTGTTATGACAGTGCGTTTCCCGAATCATCGCGTATCATGACGATCGAGGGAGCCGATCTGATCGTCCTGCCGACCAACTGGCCCACCGGCGCGAATCATGTCGCCGAGCATGCCATCAATACACGATCGATGGAAAACGGCATCTACTACTGTGCCATTAACCGCATCGGGGCAGAACGTGGTTTTGAGTTTATCGGCAAGAGTCGCATTACGGGTACGGCAGGAGAAACGATTGCCACATCCACAGGTACGGACCCGGAAATTCTCTATGCGATTATAGATCCGGCCCTGGCCCGCAATAAGCGGGTCGACCGTGTCCCCGATAAACATGTGATTCATCGCCTGGCCGATCGACGTCCCGAATTGTACGGCAAAATTACAGAGCCGCATGGACTCCAGCCCCCCAATCGGGACTGA
- a CDS encoding metal-dependent hydrolase yields MAGYTEHISVSGLLGIGYGTAASLFMGFTPTQGILAGVLTWVGGMLPDLDSETGRPIKELFSLTAAVASFVAMRCMIHKGADPDNAILMAVVTYAAVRYGAAAILSKFAVHRGMFHSIPALIIAGETVFLAYFSDSFTVKFLMAGGISLGFLSHLVLDEVYSVERKGVSIRLKKSSGTAIKWFGKGLFGNAVAYAILLTMTYITLVDSGVLIPPQQTAPVEKIDAPVQQASPFRTTERL; encoded by the coding sequence ATGGCCGGTTACACGGAACATATCAGCGTCAGCGGCTTACTGGGAATCGGCTACGGCACAGCCGCCAGCCTGTTCATGGGATTTACGCCGACACAGGGCATTCTGGCCGGTGTACTGACCTGGGTGGGTGGTATGCTGCCGGATCTGGATTCCGAAACAGGCCGCCCGATCAAAGAACTGTTCTCCCTGACCGCGGCTGTCGCCTCATTCGTTGCCATGCGTTGCATGATTCATAAAGGGGCCGACCCGGACAACGCGATTCTGATGGCCGTCGTCACCTATGCTGCCGTTCGTTATGGTGCCGCCGCCATCCTCAGTAAGTTTGCAGTCCATCGCGGTATGTTCCACAGCATCCCGGCATTGATCATCGCCGGGGAAACGGTCTTTCTGGCTTATTTCAGCGATTCCTTTACCGTCAAATTTCTGATGGCCGGTGGAATCTCGCTTGGTTTTCTCTCTCATCTGGTTCTGGATGAAGTTTACAGCGTGGAACGTAAGGGAGTGAGCATCCGATTGAAGAAATCCTCGGGCACTGCGATCAAATGGTTTGGAAAAGGTCTGTTTGGTAACGCCGTCGCCTATGCGATTCTCCTGACGATGACCTATATCACACTAGTCGATTCAGGGGTGCTCATCCCACCTCAACAGACTGCGCCCGTGGAAAAAATCGATGCCCCGGTCCAGCAGGCATCTCCCTTCAGAACGACAGAACGACTTTGA